A single window of Stigmatopora nigra isolate UIUO_SnigA chromosome 20, RoL_Snig_1.1, whole genome shotgun sequence DNA harbors:
- the nelfa gene encoding negative elongation factor A, which produces MAFLTFPRHQMPLHKLKWETSHTQSGHASVQKPSGCSASPSVGAVYVQNVHDPVKKTTTRAMASMKDSDTGLWLHNKLGSTDELWTPPSIASLLTVSVIDNIRLCFSNLSPPVKLKLLLGMLHLPRRTVDEMKEALSEIIQLATVDSEPWVLMVADILKSFPETGSLNLDLEEQNPNVQDILGELREKVGECETSAMLPLECQYLNKSALTTLVGPLTPPVKHFQLKRKPKSATLRAELLQKSTETAQQLKKTAGVPFHAKGRGLVKKIDTTTPLKGIPKAPFRSPTAPSMFSPPSNRTPIAPARTPLRKERGVKLLDIKELNMVGAGREAKRRRKTLDTEAEEKATKEEAVVENTTPDYAAGLVSAQKLGALNENPLPSTSYLPATPSMVPSSSYIPSSEAQPANAGGSAWDAPPSARPPEESATPGTPANATATTTASLSGQYKQRTPMYNASSAANPATPTSPSTPASTPASNGPPAAATAGQPETPAQPAGAPQTPTTPAPTPPQAQPKKNLSLTRDQMYAAQEMFKTANKVTRPEKALILGFMAGSRENPCPEQGDIIQIKLSEHTEVLPKADGTGSTTMLVDTVFEMNYSTGQWTRLKKYKPITNTS; this is translated from the exons atggcttttttgacaTTCCCACGGCATCAGATGCCACTGCACAAGCTGAAATGGGAGACGTCACATACCCAGTCAGGTCACGCCAGTGTCCAAAAGCCATCGGGCTGCAGCGCTAGCCCATCCGTAGGCGCCGTGTACGTCCAAAACGTCCACGATCCTGTCAAGAAGACGACAACGAGAGCA atggcgtcgATGAAGGACAGCGACACTGGCCTGTGGCTTCACAACAAACTGGGCTCCACAGACGAGCTATGGACCCCACCGAGCATCGCGTCTCTCCTCACCGTCTCCGTTATCGATAACATTCGCCTTTGTTTCTCCAACTTGTCGCCACCCGTTAAGCTCAAGCTGCTCCTGGGGATGCTCCATCTCCCCCGACGGACCGTGGACGAG ATGAAGGAAGCTCTCTCAGAGATCATCCAGTTAGCCACAGTGGACTCGGAACCTTGGGTCCTGATGGTGGCTGACATCTTGAAATCCTTCCCTGAGACGGGTTCCCTCAACCTGGACCTGGAGGAGCAAAACCCAAACGTGCAGGACATCCTGGGCGAGCTCCGAGAGAAAG TGGGCGAGTGCGAAACGTCGGCCATGCTTCCCCTGGAGTGCCAGTACCTGAACAAGAGCGCCTTGACCACCCTAGTGGGACCCCTGACACCCCCTGTCAAGCATTTCCAGCTGAAAAGGAAGCCCAAGAGCGCCACCCTCAGAGCGGAGCTGTTACAGAAAT CCACTGAAACAGctcaacaactaaaaaaaaccgCCGGAGTGCCTTTCCACGCCAAAGGGAGAGGATTGGTCAAAAAGATTGACACCACCA cGCCTCTCAAAGGGATCCCCAAGGCCCCATTTCGTAGCCCCACGGCCCCAAGTATGTTCAGCCCGCCTAGCAACCGGACCCCCATCGCCCCGGCCCGCACCCCCCTTCGCAAAGAGCGAGGAGTCAAG CTTTTGGATATCAAGGAGCTGAACATGGTCGGCGCCGGACGAGAAGCCAAAAGGCGGAGAAAGACTTTGG ACACAGAAGCGGAAGAGAAGGCCACCAAAGAAGAAGCAGTGGTGGAGAACACCACACCGGATTACGCCGCCGGCTTGGTCTCGGCACAG AAACTGGGGGCGCTCAACGAGAACCCGCTACCGTCGACTAGCTACCTACCGGCCACGCCCAGCATGGTTCCCTCATCCTCATACATTCCTAGCTCGGAAGCACAACCAG CTAACGCGGGCGGTTCAGCTTGGGACGCGCCGCCATCCGCTCGCCCACCAGAAGAGTCGGCAACACCGGGCACCCCCGCCAacgccaccgccaccaccaccgcctCGCTCTCGGGCCAATACAAGCAAAGAACGCCAATGTACAACGCCAGCAGCGCCGCCAACCCGGCAACCCCGACGTCGCCCAGTACGCCCGCCTCAACGCCGGCTAGCAACGGACCCCCAGCCGCAGCTACAGCCGGACAACCAGAGACCCCCGCTCAGCCAGCTGGGGCGCCTCAAACTCCGACAACGCCCGCCCCCACGCCGCCTCAAGCGCAACCCAAAAAGAATCTGTCGCTAACG AGGGACCAAATGTACGCAGCTCAAGAAATGTTCAAAACCGCCAATAAGGTCACCAGACCTGAGAAGGCCCTCATTCTGGGTTTCATGGCAGGATCCAGAG AGAACCCGTGTCCGGAGCAAGGCGACATCATCCAGATCAAGTTAAGCGAGCACACAGAAGTCCTTCCAAAAGCAGACGGCACGGGCAGTACCACCATGTTGGTGGACACTGTCTTCGAAATGAACTATTCCACGGGTCAATGGACCCGCCTGAAAAAGTACAAGCCCATCACCAATACCTCCTGA
- the faah2b gene encoding fatty-acid amide hydrolase 2-B, with product MAHLSVAEQFQKWIYDAFVALCFILYRLVYARASEDKRTLPPVNNPLLTVSATQLAGRIRRREVSSVEVVQAYIDRIQQVNPLVNAMVKDRFSAALQEAAQVDKLIDEEPGGEEVLADRLPFLGVPLSVKESFGLQGMPQTTGIVSRRGAVATADAPPVSLLKRAGAIPLGVTNTSEGCMWAESHNHLYGITRNPYDLERIPGGSSGGEGSLLGAAGAVIGVGSDIGGSIRMPSFFNGIFGHKTTPGVVSNQNQFPPLSGRHKDYISSGPMCRYAEDLLPMLRIMAGPKAAMLRLDEKVELKKIRFFTVPDDGGSPLTSPVSEELRQIQKEVVERLRVDLGVSVQEVRFPGFRYGFRIWDAFMSLPDKEGKPPIPFAVELGKPGRPVWPFWELLKGTLGKSDHTAAAIGLAVLDMKPACGHSSFLIEMKEKLQKEVDDLLGTDGVLFYPSYTRVAPKHHHPLFRPLDFAYTGILNILGVPVTQCPLGLNRDGLPLGVQVVGGKLQDRLPLAVALYLEKAFGGWREPQHAG from the exons ATGGCACACCTGAGCGTCGCTGAACAGTTCCAGAAATGGATCTACGACGCTTTCGTGGCTCTTTGCTTCATCTTATATCGCCTGGTGTACGCCCGAGCCTCCGAGGACAAGAGGACGCTCCCACCCGTCAACAATCCGCTTTTAACCGTGTCGGCGACGCAACTTGCTGGTCGGATACGAAGACGAGAG GTGTCCAGCGTGGAGGTGGTTCAGGCATACATTGACCGCATCCAGCAGGTTAACCCTTTAGTGAACGCCATGGTCAAAGACAG GTTCTCTGCGGCGCTCCAGGAGGCGGCGCAGGTAGACAAACTGATCGACGAAGAACCCGGTGGTGAGGAGGTTCTGGCAGATCGGTTGCCATTTCTCGGGGTTCCTCTCTCGGTCAAGGAGTCTTTTGGCCTCCAGG GCATGCCCCAAACTACCGGCATCGTCTCCAGGCGAGGCGCTGTAGCCACAGCTGATGCACCCCCAGTGAGCCTGCTGAAGAGGGCGGGTGCCATCCCATTGGGCGTGACTAATACCAGTGAGGGTTGCATGTGGGCGGAGTCACATAACCACCTGTATGGGATCACCCGTAACCCTTATGATCTGGAGAGAATCCCTGGAGGGAGCTCAG GTGGGGAGGGCAGCCTGTTGGGCGCAGCTGGAGCTGTCATCGGCGTGGGATCGGATATCGGTGGGAGTATCCGGATGCCGTCTTTCTTCAATGGCATTTTTGGGCACAAAACCACTCCTG GGGTGGTGTCCAACCAGAACCAGTTCCCACCGCTCTCCGGCAGACACAAGGACTACATTAGCTCAGGTCCAATGTGCCGTTACGCCGAAGATCTGCTCCCTATGTTGAGAATCATGGCAGGACCAAAGGCTGCTAT GTTGCGTCTAGATGAGAAGGTGGAACTCAAGAAGATACGGTTTTTCACCGTCCCGGATGATGGTGGTTCTCCTCTGACGTCACCTGTGAGCGAGGAACTTAGACAAATCCAGAAGGAG GTGGTAGAGCGCCTCCGAGTGGATCTGGGGGTGTCGGTGCAAGAGGTACGCTTCCCCGGGTTCCGTTACGGCTTCCGAATCTGGGATGCCTTCATGAGTCTTCCGGATAAAGAAGGCAAG CCTCCAATCCCATTCGCCGTGGAGTTGGGAAAACCGGGACGTCCAGTCTGGCCATTTTGGGAGCTGTTGAAAGGCACACTGGGAAAATCCGACCACACGGCCGCCGCTATCG GTCTGGCCGTGTTGGACATGAAGCCAGCATGTGGACATTCCAGCTTTCTCATCGAGATGAAGGAGAAGCTCCAGAAGGAAGTGGACGACCTACTGGGGACTGATGGGGTGTTATTTTACCCGTCGTATACCCGGGTAGCCCCTAAGCATCATCACCCGCTTTTTAGACCCTTGGATTTCGCTTACACTG gCATTTTGAATATTCTGGGGGTGCCGGTTACGCAGTGTCCTTTGGGGCTGAACCGGGATGGACTACCCTTGGGGGTGCAGGTGGTGGGCGGGAAGTTGCAGGACCGACTCCCACTGGCTGTGGCGCTCTACTTGGAGAAGGCTTTTGGAGGATGGAGGGAACCTCAGCACGCCGGTTGA
- the gba2 gene encoding non-lysosomal glucosylceramidase, producing MAEDWGERSTAELMSRYQAKETGFGVPTAGWRICLAHEFKEKRKPFQAKDVSLANVVEHLGLGVRYLRWWYKKTQVERKAPFIDMFRAQPLRQIYGAPLGGIGGGTITRGWRGEFCRWQLNPGMYHYKTVTANQFTVCLRRQGQTLYQQVLSVERPPTLQGWNWGYCGEYAFYHALYPRAWTVYHLPGQNVTLTCRQVSPVIPHDYRDSSLPVALFIWDVENNNDFALDVSIMFTLLNGSGHKDDKSGGHWNEPFHLEKEAESVSGVLLHHSVTVNPYTLCIAAREEPDREVSHQTAFSPKGTCGGLWSDLMADGRLDSPTGSSPPTAKGEKVAAALAASCTAPPRSRKTLEFCLAWDMPVITFGAGERRHHRRYTRYFGSEGDAAPSLAHYALTHYKQWEKAIEEWQAPVLQDGSLPSWYKSALFNELYFVADGGTVWTEMQDDVDVSGGVRGQDGGLPAQPSVIREYGRFAYLEGQEYRMYNTYDVHFYASFALIMLWPKLALSVQYDIAGSVVQQDLTERLHLMSGRWAAVKAKNVVPHDIGDPDDEPWQRVNAYLIHDTAYWKDLNLKFVLQVYRDYHLTQDGDYLRDMWPICQAVMESELKFDLDGDGLIENSGFADQTYDGWTVTGPSAYCGGLWIASLCVMCKIASLVDQEEAVLRYRDLLDRGGVAFDKLLWNGKYYNYDSSGRAFSNSVMSDQCAGHWFLRASGLGDGDYQAFPQEKIRAALRSVFDLNVMSFCGGRMGAVNGMRPEGVADRSSVQSDEVWIGVVYGLAATMIHEGMLAEGMRTAEGCYRTVWERLGMAFQTPEAYCEKSIYRSLAYMRPLSIWAMQLALERSRPSPVTDDASAP from the exons ATGGCTGAAGACTGGGGGGAGAGGTCTACGGCGGAGCTCATGAGCAGGTACCAGGCCAAGGAGACAGGCTTTGGGGTCCCCACGGCTGGCTGGCGCATTTGTTTGGCTCACGAGTTTAAAGAGAAGAGGAAGCCTTTCCAAGCTAAGGACGTCTCCCTGGCTAACGTCGTGGAGCACCTGGGCCTAGGGGTCAG ATATCTCAGGTGGTGGTACAAAAAAACTCAGGTGGAAAGGAAAGCGCCATTCATCGACATGTTTCGCGCACAGCCTCTCAGGCAGATTTACG GCGCCCCGCTAGGAGGTATCGGAGGAGGTACCATCACAAGAGGTTGGAGGGGGGAGTTCTGTCGGTGGCAGCTCAACCCCGGAATGTACCATTACAAGACGGTCACAGCCAATCAG TTTACCGTGTGCTTGCGGCGCCAGGGGCAAACACTTTACCAGCAGGTGCTTTCTGTTGAGCGCCCACCCACGCTTCAAGGTTGGAACTGGGGTTACTGCGGTGAATACGCCTTCTATCACGCCCTGTACCCCCGTGCCTGGACCGTCTACCACCTCCCAGGGCAAAACGTGACCCTGACTTGCAGGCAGGTTTCCCCCGTAATTCCTCACGACTACCGG GATTCGTCTTTGCCAGTGGCGCTCTTCATCTGGGACGTGGAGAACAACAACGACTTCGCCCTGGATGTCAGCATCATGTTTACCTTGCTCAACGGCTCCGGGCACAAGGACGACAAAAGCGGGGGCCACTGGAATGAACCATTTCACCTGGAAAAGGAGGCGGAGTCCGTGTCTGGGGTGTTGCTACATCATTCCGTCACAGTTAACCCTTACACTTTGTGCATCGCCGCTCGAGAGGAG CCGGATAGGGAAGTCAGCCACCAGACCGCATTCAGTCCAAAAGGAACCTGCGGGGGTTTATGGAGCGACCTGATGGCCGACGGGCGTCTGGACTCCCCTACAG GCTCCAGCCCGCCGACGGCTAAAGGGGAGAAGGTAGCGGCGGCGTTGGCCGCGTCCTGCACGGCGCCACCCCGGTCCCGGAAGACCCTAGAGTTCTGTCTGGCCTGGGACATGCCCGTAATCACCTTCGGCGCCGGCGAGAGGCGGCATCACAG GCGGTACACCCGTTACTTTGGGAGTGAAGGCGATGCGGCACCCTCACTCGCTCACTACGCCCTGACGCACTACAAACAGTGGGAGAAGGCTATCGAGGAGTGGCAGGCGCCGGTACTGCAGGACGG TTCACTGCCTTCCTGGTACAAGTCGGCCCTCTTCAACGAACTCTACTTTGTGGCCGACGGGGGGACGGTGTGGACGGAAATGCAGGACGACGTGGACGTCAGCGGCGGCGTGCGTGGCCAAGATGGCGGCCTTCCCGCTCAACCGTCTGTCATCCGAGAGTACGGCCGCTTTGCCTATTTAGAAG GTCAAGAGTACCGAATGTACAACACTTACGACGTGCACTTTTACGCCTCTTTTGCACTCATCATGCTGTGGCCCAAACTGGCCTTGAGCGTACAGTATGACATCG CTGGCAGCGTGGTTCAGCAGGACTTGACGGAAAGATTGCACCTGATGAGCGGCAGGTGGGCGGCGGTCAAAGCCAAAAACGTGGTGCCCCACGACATTGGCGACCCAG ATGACGAGCCGTGGCAGAGGGTGAACGCTTATCTCATCCACGACACCGCCTACTGGAAGGACTTGAACCTCAAGTTCGTCCTGCAGGTCTACCGGGACTATCATCTCACCCAGGATGGGGACTACCTGAGGGACATGTGGCCCATCTGCCAG GCGGTGATGGAGTCAGAGTTGAAATTCGACCTGGACGGAGACGGCCTGATCGAGAACTCCGGCTTTGCCGACCAGACTTACGACGGTTGGACGGTCACTGGACCCAG CGCTTACTGCGGCGGGCTGTGGATCGCCTCGCTCTGCGTCATGTGCAAAATAGCCAGTCTGGTAGACCAGGAGGAGGCGGTGCTTCGCTACAGAGACCTGTTGGACAGAGGGGGCGTGGCTTTCGATAAACTGCTTTGGAACG GTAAGTACTACAACTACGACAGCAGCGGGAGAGCCTTCTCCAACAGCGTCATGTCAGACCAGTGCGCTGGCCACTGGTTCCTGCGAGCATCTGGACTAGGCGACGGTGACTACCAG GCCTTTCCCCAGGAAAAAATCAGGGCCGCACTCCGATCCGTCTTCGACCTGAACGTGATGAGCTTCTGTGGCGGTCGAATGGGCGCTGTCAACGGTATGCGGCCAGAGGGCGTAGCCGACCGCTCCAGCGTCCAATCAGATGAGGTCTGGATCGGCGTGGTGTACGGGTTGGCCGCCACCATGATCCATGAG GGTATGTTAGCGGAAGGGATGCGCACAGCGGAGGGGTGCTATAGGACGGTGTGGGAGAGACTGGGAATGGCCTTCCAGACGCCTGAAGCGTACTGTGAAAAGTCCATCTATCGCTCGTTGGCGTACATGAGGCCGCTTAGCATCTGGGCCATGCAGCTGGCTCTGGAACGCTCGCGCCCGAGTCCCGTTACCGACGACGCCTCCGCTCCGTGA
- the LOC144213193 gene encoding dual specificity testis-specific protein kinase 1-like — protein sequence MEGAEPEEEPPMHSVHGNNRTRPSSYRALRSAVSSLARLDDFSREKIGAGFFSEVFKVQHRVSGQVMALKMNTLASNRANMLREVQLMNRLSHPNILRFIGVCVHQGQLHALTEYINGGNLEQLLDGDAYLSWSTRLDLALDIARGLRYLHATGIFHRDLTSKNCLVRWEGGACSAVVGDFGLAEKIPDYSENADLAPLAVVGSPYWMAPEVLRGERYDEKVDVFAYGIILCEVIARIQADPDILPRTEDFGLHVEAFTQMAGDCPTDFLNLAVLCCNMNAESRPSFSGIASDLERRGHPDEESPPPTTGRASRRHSTGPTDYVAAPATSTPIIAAGRVNPFSRRDDLKGGKIKLYDTPSKSVMSLTFALPPPPDCGGGADSPGGRRRCHSLPCTPPARPWRSSRGEMRGAGDSDPGLPPSLEALSMDQERGESVPMDCAYSPDTLCSSSSSSFFSKLSSPPTQASSPYLATTQAGWSPLDNGRVIRSGPGPTGINNNGCRSPPDEARTPDEDDVLSCPGCFPSVCFRTPHGSAYGNLNGDRAASRGLLCPRSMAPSPVGGATCIQPE from the exons ATGGAGGGGGCGGAACCCGAAGAGGAGCCGCCCATGCACAGCGTGCACGGGAACAACCGAACCCGGCCGTCCTCCTACCGGGCTCTTCGTAGTGCAGTCTCCAGCTTAGCCCGCTTGGACGACTTCAGCCGCGAGAAGATCGGCGCCGGGTTCTTCTCGGAGGTCTTCAAG GTGCAGCATCGCGTCTCAGGCCAGGTGATGGCGCTCAAGATGAATACCCTGGCTAGCAACCGGGCTAACATGCTACGGGAGGTCCAGCTTATGAATAGACTGTCGCACCCCAACATTCTCAG GTTCATCGGCGTGTGCGTCCATCAAGGCCAACTCCACGCTCTCACCGAG TACATCAATGGCGGCAACCTTGAACAGCTACTAGACGGCGACGCCTACCTGTCATGGAGTACACGGCTCGACCTAGCGCTGGATATTGCCCGCGGCTTACGCTACCTGCACGCCACGGGCATCTTCCACCGCGACCTCACCTCCAAG AACTGCCTGGTGCGCTGGGAAGGCGGAGCCTGTTCGGCCGTGGTGGGCGACTTTGGCTTGGCGGAGAAAATTCCTGATTACAG TGAAAACGCCGATCTGGCGCCTTTAGCCGTGGTGGGCTCACCCTACTGGATGGCTCCGGAGGTGCTACGCGGCGAGCGCTACGACGAGAAG GTGGATGTTTTCGCCTATGGGATCATCCTGTGCGAAGTGATCGCTCGGATCCAGGCCGACCCGGACATCCTTCCTCGCACCGAG GATTTTGGTCTCCACGTGGAAGCCTTCACGCAAATGGCGGGCGACTGCCCCACCGACTTCCTCAACCTGGCCGTCCTCTGCTGTAAC ATGAACGCCGAGTCTCGGCCGTCCTTCTCCGGGATCGCCTCCGACCTCGAACGGCGTGGACACCCGGATGAGGAGTCGCCGCCGCCCACCACCGGGCGAGCCTCACGTCGGCACTCCACGGGTCCCACGGACTACGTCGCCGCCCCCGCCACCAGCACGCCCATCATCGCCGCCGGTCGGGTCAACCCCTTCTCGCGACGCGACGACCTAAAAGGCGGCAAGATCAAGCTATATGACACACCCAGCAAGTCGGTTATGTCCCTGACTTTCGCACTGCCCCCGCCTCCGGATTGCGGGGGCGGGGCCGACTCCCCCGGTGGTCGGCGGCGCTGCCATTCGCTACCCTGCACGCCGCCCGCCCGTCCATGGCGCAGCTCGCGCGGTGAGATGCGAGGGGCGGGCGATTCGGATCCGGGTCTCCCACCGTCCCTGGAAGCTCTGTCAATGGACCAAGAAAGAGGCGAGAGCGTCCCCATGGACTGTGCCTACTCGCCGGACACCCTGTGCAGCTCGTCGTCTTCGTCTTTCTTCTCTAAACTGTCCTCCCCCCCGACGCAAGCCTCCAGCCCCTACCTGGCAACCACGCAGGCGGGCTGGTCCCCCCTGGACAACGGGCGAGTGATCCGAAGTGGACCGGGTCCGACTGGGATAAATAACAATGGCTGCCGCTCACCACCCGACGAAGCCCGGACTCCGGATGAGGACGACGTCCTCTCATGTCCAGGCTGCTTCCCTTCCGTATGCTTCAGGACGCCGCACGGGAGCGCGTACGGGAACCTGAACGGGGACCGCGCCGCTTCACGTGGGCTGTTGTGTCCTCGGAGCATGGCGCCCTCGCCTGTAGGGGGCGCCACTTGCATACAGCCCGAGTAG